A section of the Streptomyces sp. NBC_01591 genome encodes:
- a CDS encoding bifunctional succinyldiaminopimelate transaminase/glutamate-prephenate aminotransferase translates to MSAVSSRLPVFPWDKLAPYKSTAGAHPDGIVDLSVGTPVDPVPELIQRALVAAADSPGYPTVWGTAELRDAITGWVERRLGAVGVTHGHVLPVVGSKELVAWLPTQLGLGAGDKVAYPRLAYPTYEVGARLCGAEPVVYDDPTELDPAGLKLLWLNSPSNPTGRVLSKDELIRIVAWAREHDVLVFSDECYLELGWEAEPVSVLHPDVCGGTYEGIVAVHSLSKRSNLAGYRAAFIAGDAAVLSELLLIRKHGGMMTPAPVQAATVAALGDDEHVAEQRIRYAERRAALRTALEAHGFRIEHSEASLYLWATRDEPCWETVAYLAELGILVAPGDFYGPAGDRFVRVAFTATDERVAAAVKRLS, encoded by the coding sequence GTGTCCGCAGTCTCCTCCCGTCTCCCGGTCTTCCCCTGGGACAAGCTCGCGCCCTACAAGTCGACGGCTGGGGCCCACCCCGACGGCATCGTGGACCTGTCCGTCGGCACCCCCGTCGACCCGGTGCCCGAGCTGATCCAGCGGGCGCTCGTCGCCGCGGCGGACAGCCCCGGCTATCCGACGGTGTGGGGGACCGCCGAGCTGCGTGACGCGATCACCGGGTGGGTGGAGCGGAGGCTCGGCGCGGTCGGGGTGACGCACGGGCACGTCCTGCCGGTCGTCGGCTCCAAGGAGCTGGTGGCCTGGCTGCCGACCCAGCTCGGTCTCGGCGCAGGCGACAAGGTGGCCTACCCGCGCCTCGCCTACCCGACGTACGAGGTGGGCGCCCGGCTCTGCGGCGCCGAGCCCGTCGTCTACGACGACCCGACGGAGCTGGACCCGGCCGGACTGAAGCTGCTCTGGCTCAACTCGCCGTCCAACCCGACCGGCCGTGTCCTGTCCAAGGACGAGCTGATCCGGATCGTCGCCTGGGCCCGCGAGCACGACGTGCTGGTCTTCAGCGACGAGTGCTACCTGGAGCTGGGCTGGGAGGCCGAACCGGTCTCCGTGCTGCACCCGGACGTCTGTGGCGGTACGTACGAGGGCATCGTCGCCGTCCACTCGCTCTCCAAGCGCTCCAACCTGGCGGGGTACCGCGCGGCCTTCATCGCGGGCGACGCGGCGGTGCTCAGCGAGCTGCTGCTGATCCGCAAGCACGGCGGCATGATGACGCCGGCCCCGGTCCAGGCGGCGACGGTCGCGGCGCTCGGCGACGACGAGCACGTCGCCGAGCAGCGGATCCGGTACGCGGAGCGGCGCGCGGCCCTGCGCACCGCCCTGGAGGCGCACGGCTTCCGGATCGAGCACAGCGAGGCGAGCCTCTACCTGTGGGCGACGCGCGACGAACCGTGCTGGGAGACCGTGGCGTACCTGGCGGAGCTCGGCATCCTGGTGGCGCCGGGCGACTTCTACGGACCGGCCGGCGACCGCTTCGTACGGGTGGCGTTCACGGCCACGGACGAGCGGGTGGCGGCAGCGGTCAAGCGGCTGTCCTGA
- a CDS encoding ATP-binding protein codes for MSLPLTRRIARAALLIAAGAAPVVGAAGAAGAAELPQTPDLGGLTTVEGAGLGKTVDSASQQGTEAAGDTGGKIVGTTLPAASKTVGKAGAETTPAVQKAAGGAAGTAGQVIGGAAGAAPQGGLPTQGLPLG; via the coding sequence ATGTCCCTCCCCCTGACCCGCCGGATCGCCCGTGCCGCGCTGCTGATCGCCGCGGGCGCGGCCCCCGTGGTCGGTGCGGCCGGAGCCGCAGGTGCCGCGGAGCTCCCGCAGACCCCGGACCTCGGCGGTCTGACCACCGTCGAGGGTGCCGGTCTCGGCAAGACGGTCGACAGCGCGTCCCAGCAGGGCACCGAGGCGGCGGGCGACACCGGCGGCAAGATCGTCGGGACGACCCTCCCGGCCGCGAGCAAGACCGTCGGCAAGGCCGGTGCCGAGACCACCCCCGCCGTGCAGAAGGCCGCGGGCGGCGCCGCCGGCACCGCGGGCCAGGTCATCGGCGGCGCCGCCGGTGCCGCGCCCCAGGGCGGCCTGCCCACCCAGGGGCTGCCGCTCGGCTGA